In Paenibacillus dendritiformis, the DNA window ACACGCATGGAAGGCTGACCCCGGCGTATTGCCGGAGTCGGCTTTTTTATATGGAAGACATGCGGACTCATGCCGGGCAGATGAATAGGATGATTGGCAACGATGCATAGTACTTACAGGTGATCACAAATGTGGAATGCGATAATATCCTATTTTCCAGGCTGGGAAATATGGCTCCAGGCGGCGATCGGGCTGTGCGTGCCCTATGGAATCTCCCTGGCCCTAAGCAAGACCAAGCATCCGGAACAGGAGGGATCAGAGCAGGAGGGCGGAGCAGAAGACAATCCGGATTTGAATTTTGCGGGTGATCTGCATGCCGACAGTGCCCGGATCCAAACTTATTTTCAACACCAAAGCGACTTTGATTTGCGCATGTTTTGCCTGGGGAAGTCGGATCAGCAGGCAGCAATCTTTTTCATCAAGTGCATCTCGGATAAGGAATTGATTGAGACGCATGTCTTGAAATCACTCATGACCGATTTGGCGCTGACGGAGGGCCGTCCGGAAGCCCCCAAGCCTCCGTATTCCAAGCAATTCATCGTGCGGCATGCGTTAACGGTCAGCGGGGTGGAGGAAGTGAACACGTTGGACAAGGCCGTATCGGAGATGCAGCGGGGCAACACCGTGCTGTTACTTGATCAGTGTCCTGGGGCGCTTGTTCTCTCGACGCGAAAAGTATATGGGCGAAGTGTGGAGGAACCGCCGTCGGAATTATTGGTACGAGGGCCGCGTCTCGGCTTCAATGAGAGCCTCGAGCAGAATCTTGCCTTGCTGCGGCAGCATGGCAACAACGATAACCTGGTTCTTGACTGTGTGCCCGTCGGCAGGCGGGTCAAAAGGGAACTGCTGATTACCTATGTTGCCGATATCGCCGATCCCAATCTTGTCCGGGAGGTCATGGCAAGAATCAAGCGCCTCGATCTGGACGACGTTCAGGATACCGGGTATATCGAGCAAATCGTGGAGGATAACTTCCTGTCTCCGTTCCCGCAGGTGCAGAGCACGGAGCGGGTCGACCGCGTCCTCGCCGCCTTGCTGGAAGGGCGAGTGGCGCTCATCTTGGACGGAACCCCGTTCGCCCTGATTGTTCCGGTCACCTTTAATATGCTGCTGCAGACCCCGGAGGATTATTATGAACGCTGGATGCCCGTCACGCTGCTTCGCATCCTTCGTTATTTTGCGGCATTTATTTCGATGTTCGGCCCATCGTTATATATTTCTTTCATTTCCTTCCACCAAGGATTGATTCCGACGAAGCTGGCGCTGTCGATCGCCGAGACGCGGGCGGGGGTGCCGTTCCCGTCGCTGATCGAAGTGTTGATTATGGAAGTGGCCCTCGAAATATTGCGGGAAGCCGGTCTCCGCCTGCCGAAGCCAATCGGTCAGACGATCGGCATTGTCGGCGGCCTGGTCATAGGCGAAGCGGCGGTCCAAGCCGGGATCGTGAGCCCG includes these proteins:
- a CDS encoding spore germination protein: MWNAIISYFPGWEIWLQAAIGLCVPYGISLALSKTKHPEQEGSEQEGGAEDNPDLNFAGDLHADSARIQTYFQHQSDFDLRMFCLGKSDQQAAIFFIKCISDKELIETHVLKSLMTDLALTEGRPEAPKPPYSKQFIVRHALTVSGVEEVNTLDKAVSEMQRGNTVLLLDQCPGALVLSTRKVYGRSVEEPPSELLVRGPRLGFNESLEQNLALLRQHGNNDNLVLDCVPVGRRVKRELLITYVADIADPNLVREVMARIKRLDLDDVQDTGYIEQIVEDNFLSPFPQVQSTERVDRVLAALLEGRVALILDGTPFALIVPVTFNMLLQTPEDYYERWMPVTLLRILRYFAAFISMFGPSLYISFISFHQGLIPTKLALSIAETRAGVPFPSLIEVLIMEVALEILREAGLRLPKPIGQTIGIVGGLVIGEAAVQAGIVSPIMIIVVAVTAISSFAIPQYNAGISLRMLRFGAMFFAAVLGLYGVVLFFLALCSHLVKLKSFGLPYVSPAAPYRLRDWKDYFVRAPLRWMTRRPKMLHVQDPVRKKEQEE